In a single window of the Salmo trutta chromosome 23, fSalTru1.1, whole genome shotgun sequence genome:
- the LOC115159866 gene encoding KN motif and ankyrin repeat domain-containing protein 1 isoform X2, whose product MSTGNRGKPPLPPPHSASTTSSTTPSSQEGSSVHLKPQEGKPAPAVRSLNTPRFNPLVEKTLVETRWRLEQEKTSSTTPAQPHPEPHPRRRLASFGGVGSSGSLSAFTGCGSYNQNNSGNVNKPHAEGELSLPLSLHHGSSLGSGGSLRPSPQSSGRDTPVTGLSPLHLQHVRDQMLMAIQRLKELEEQVRSIPVLQVKISVLQEEKRQLVSRMKNQDKEELSDVFRKRAHSTGSAGRFRVGKGSELLGKPEDGLENKDEHNSASSGLKEFQQLTAEMEALERNIKSGRLQARHGLNQNTLRSNCRAHKSVSIGIDEDLDAILDVRSSKQHRDIAMKTKPTDTRCVATGVTEAHLVVTADKGSELDTQQRIIEALKERVCQLEAEVKESTLQTEMGRLKLELQAAGARNKADKGSTARPSTHSTSTATEAPEARPKTQTRSLGVGNHTEVQDASAGGRLEVEGWGCSVGVSCRPELKSVSSGPEVPMTWWVVRERVETRDQCVGRQVVMFTQGVGTGVRVCEAGVNTDLTMESLAAARRWGMGECQLVSVGSGDCTVDDVMSAVKEVGMATDPPVRRVDSGVMVSPQTVSQRTNTSPTLSSVTRFTNTCRSFNTNSSTNTVLNTQEKHTNTTHTITRNIAVGNSRVLELIQAVAKTCSVGIGTTVPWGGNAEQPTQTNAAVAKATTRDAGVGMTNVNDNFLVGLKTRNIACGPSCLPDPTKTRSIGIGVGEGRIRDLAGPPSLTQTSHSHQAQGQSQLEPGLDHYIEKMQCLLMEQQGLLTESYSELGEVFIQPASNTTTLIMSPINSAMTQGGTEDRPIPSQSTDCVQSQSNAGPGKFTNTSPQRNTERSGVSQHVTKESEVKQKILRIEHQTSSALHGQPTNANMLRSIMKKQDGDRGYTGTRKSLKFVGVTTGCESMSTSEPSSSEEEEKNGNGREVCGFQDRSRMGGNKGVANRECSGHGRTEIQESFQLSEKMLSACHALKTHLSDDQILSSRELRSCLNMLQHEWFRVSSQKSAAPAVVGDYLTAFRSVSPAVLRHVANMADGNGNTALHYSVSHSNFTVVKRMLLADVCNVNQQNKAGYTPIMLAALAAVEAPEDMEVVEELFSKGDVNAKASQAGQTALMLAVSHGRMDMVRALLAKGAEVNLQDDEGSTALMCASEHGHAEIVRLLLAKPGCNATLSDSDESTALSIALETGHKDIAVLLYAHVNFSKCQAGGTPRLGRNTPPSSAGRAVFE is encoded by the exons ATGTCGACCGGTAACCGAGGGAAACCCCCTCTTCCTCCACCCCACAGTGCCTCTACCACCAGCAGCACCACCCCGTCTAGTCAAGAGGGGTCCTCCGTCCATTTGAAACCCCAAGAGGGGAAGCCTGCTCCGGCCGTCCGCTCCCTGAACACCCCCAGGTTCAACCCTCTAGTGGAGAAGACCCTGGTGGAGACCCGTTGGCGCTTGGAGCAGGAGAAAACCTCCAGCACCACCCCAGCCCAGCCCCACCCTGAGCCCCATCCCCGCCGGCGCCTAGCCAGCTTCGGGGGAGTGGGCTCCAGTGGCTCCCTGTCCGCCTTCACCGGCTGTGGTTCCTACAACCAGAACAACAGCGGAAACGTCAACAAGCCCCATGCTGAAGGTGAGCTTTCCCTGCCCCTATCCCTCCACCATGGCTCTTCCCTGGGCAGCGGAGGGTCCCTGAGACCCAGCCCCCAGAGCTCTGGCAGGGACACCCCAGTCACGGGCCTCAGCCCCCTGCACCTGCAGCATGTCAGGGACCAGATGTTGATGGCTATCCAGAGGCTGAAGGAGCTGGAGGAACAG GTGAGGAGCATCCCTGTTCTACAGGTGAAGATCTCTGTCCtccaggaggagaagagacagctGGTCTCTCGGATGAAGAACCAGGACAAAGAAGAGCTGAGTGACGTGTTCCGGAAGAGAGCCCACAGCACGGGCAGCGCCGGTCGGTTCCGGGTTGGGAAGGGCTCTGAACTTCTAGGGAAACCTGAAGATGGGCTGGAGAACAAGGATGAGCACAACAGTGCCTCCTCTGGCCTGAAGGAGTTCCAGCAGCTGACTGCTGAGATGGAGGCTTTGGAGAGGAACATCAAGAGCGGTCGCCTGCAAGCACGGCATGGCCTCAACCAGAACACATTACGCAGCAACTGCAGAGCTCACAAATCAGTATCCATCGGCATTGATGAAGACTTGGATGCCATCTTAGATGTCAGGTCCTCAAAACAACACAGGGACATCGCCATGAAGACCAAGCCCACAGACACACGATGCGTAGCAACGGGTGTAACTGAGGCCCACCTCGTTGTCACCGCGGATAAGGGGTCGGAGCTAGATACCCAGCAGAGAATCATAGAAGCTCTGAAGGAGAGGGTGTGTCAGTTGGAGGCAGAGGTAAAGGAGTCCACCCTGCAGACGGAGATGGGCAGGCTGAAGCTGGAGCTACAGGCTGCCGGGGCCAGGAACAAGGCTGATAAAGGCTCCACCGCCAGGCCATCCACCCACAGCACCTCCACAGCCACGGAGGCCCCGGAGGCCAGGCCCAAGACCCAGACCAGGAGCCTGGGGGTGGGCAACCACACAGAGGTCCAGGATGCCTCCGCTGGAGGTAGactggaggtggaggggtggggcTGTAGTGTTGGAGTGTCCTGTAGGCCAGAGCTGAAGAGTGTGAGCTCAGGACCAGAGGTACCGATGACTTGGTGGGTggtcagagagagagtggagacccGGGACCAATGTGTTGGGAGACAGGTGGTGATGTTCACCCAAGGTGTGGGGACAGGGGTGAGGGTGTGTGAGGCAGGAGTGAACACAGATCTGACCATGGAGAGTTTGGCTGCAGCGAGAAGATGGGGGATGGGGGAGTGTCAGTTGGTGTCGGTGGGGAGCGGGGACTGTACGGTCGACGACGTGATGAGTGCTGTAAAGGAGGTCGGCATGGCAACCGACCCTCCAGTCAGACGGGTGGATTCAGGTGTCATGGTGTCACCTCAGACGGTCTCCCAGCGCACCAACACATCACCAACACTCAGCTCGGTCACCCGTTTCACAAACACCTGCCGCTCGTTCAACACCAACTCCAGCACCAACACCGTGCTCAACACCCAGGAGAAACacaccaacaccacacacactatcacCCGGAACATTGCTGTTGGCAACAGCAGGGTCCTAGAGCTAATCCAGGCCGTAGCTAAGACCTGCTCCGTCGGCATTGGAACGACCGTGCCATGGGGAGGAAACGCAGAACAACCAACCCAAACCAATGCGGCCGTCGCCAAGGCAACAACCAGAGACGCTGGGGTCGGGATGACTAACGTGAACGACAACTTCCTGGTTGGACTGAAGACCCGGAACATCGCCTGTGGTCCTTCCTGTCTCCCCGACCCCACCAAGACCAGGAGTATTGGGATCGGGGTGGGTGAGGGGCGCATACGGGACCTTGCAGGACCACCATCACTGACACAGACATCCCACTCTCACCAGGCCCAGGGGCAATCCCAGTTAGAGCCTGGTCTGGACCACTACATAGAGAAGATGCAGTGTCTGCTGATGGAGCAGCAGGGCCTGCTGACTGAGAGCTACAGTGAGCTGGGAGAGGTGTTCATCCAGCCGGCGTCAAACACCACCACTCTCATCATGTCACCCATCAACTCTGCCATGACACAGGGAGGCACGGAGGACAGGCCAATACCCTCACAATCCACAG ATTGTGTACAGTCCCAGTCCAATGCAGGGCCCGGCAAGTTCACTAACACCTCACCTCAGAGAAACACagaaaggtcaggggtcagccaGCATGTCACCAAGGAGTCAGAGGTCAAGCAAAAGATACTACGCATAGAACACCAAACTTCCTCTGCATTGCACg GTCAGCCCACGAACGCCAACATGCTGAGGTCCATCATGAAGAAACAAGATGGTGACCGAGGCTACACTGGAACCAGGAAGAGCCTGAAGTTTGTGGGTGTGACCACAGG GTGTGAGTCCATGTCCACTAGTGAACCATCCAGCTctgaagaagaggagaagaacgGGAACGGGAGGGAGGTCTGTGGCTTCCAGGATCGGAGCCGAATGGGCGGGAACAAAGGGGTGGCCAACAGAGAATGTAGTGGCCATGGGAGGACCGAGATACAGGAGAG TTTTCAGTTGAGTGAGAAGATGCTGTCTGCTTGCCATGCACTGAAGACCCATCTGAGTGACGACCAGATTTTATCCAGCAGAGAACTG CGGTCCTGCCTGAACATGCTGCAGCACGAGTGGTTCCGTGTGTCCAGTCAGAAGTCAGCTGCACCGGCTGTGGTGGGGGACTATTTAACGGCGTTCCGGTCAGTTTCTCCAGCCGTGCTGAGACACGTAGCCAACATGGCGGACGGTAACGGTAACACAGCACTCCACTACAGCGTGTCCCACTCCAACTTCACCGTCGTAAAGAGGATGCTGCTGGCAG ATGTGTGTAACGTGAACCAGCAGAACAAGGCAGGATATACCCCCATCATGCTGGCTGCCCTGGCTGCTGTGGAGGCCCCAGAGGACATGGAGGTGGTAgaggagctcttcagtaaaggaGATGTTAATGCCAAGGCCAGCCAG GCTGGTCAGACAGCCCTGATGCTGGCAGTGAGCCACGGCAGGATGGACATGGTGCGGGCCCTCCTGGCCAAGGGGGCAGAGGTCAACCTTCAGGATGATGAGGGCTCTACAGCGCTAATGTGTGCCAGCGAACACGGCCACGCTGAGATAGTCAGgctgctgctggccaagccaggCTGTAACGCCACCCTGAGTGATAGC GATGAGAGCACGGCCCTGTCCATAGCTCTTGAGACTGGACATAAAGACATAGCAGTGCTGCTCTATGCCCATGTCAACTTCTCCAAATGCCAGGCAGGG GGAACCCCTCGTCTCGGTAGAAATACACCCCCCAGTTCCGCTGGAAGAGCCGTCTTTGAATGA
- the LOC115159866 gene encoding KN motif and ankyrin repeat domain-containing protein 1 isoform X1 yields MAQDTHIYRNGQGNRGRSVSATEVTAPYCLETPYGYQLDLDFLKYVDDIQNGSTINRLRRKPLRATNSRAEAQSGTTPSQSWTSSESLSSASSGDTRVSQSAMSTGNRGKPPLPPPHSASTTSSTTPSSQEGSSVHLKPQEGKPAPAVRSLNTPRFNPLVEKTLVETRWRLEQEKTSSTTPAQPHPEPHPRRRLASFGGVGSSGSLSAFTGCGSYNQNNSGNVNKPHAEGELSLPLSLHHGSSLGSGGSLRPSPQSSGRDTPVTGLSPLHLQHVRDQMLMAIQRLKELEEQVRSIPVLQVKISVLQEEKRQLVSRMKNQDKEELSDVFRKRAHSTGSAGRFRVGKGSELLGKPEDGLENKDEHNSASSGLKEFQQLTAEMEALERNIKSGRLQARHGLNQNTLRSNCRAHKSVSIGIDEDLDAILDVRSSKQHRDIAMKTKPTDTRCVATGVTEAHLVVTADKGSELDTQQRIIEALKERVCQLEAEVKESTLQTEMGRLKLELQAAGARNKADKGSTARPSTHSTSTATEAPEARPKTQTRSLGVGNHTEVQDASAGGRLEVEGWGCSVGVSCRPELKSVSSGPEVPMTWWVVRERVETRDQCVGRQVVMFTQGVGTGVRVCEAGVNTDLTMESLAAARRWGMGECQLVSVGSGDCTVDDVMSAVKEVGMATDPPVRRVDSGVMVSPQTVSQRTNTSPTLSSVTRFTNTCRSFNTNSSTNTVLNTQEKHTNTTHTITRNIAVGNSRVLELIQAVAKTCSVGIGTTVPWGGNAEQPTQTNAAVAKATTRDAGVGMTNVNDNFLVGLKTRNIACGPSCLPDPTKTRSIGIGVGEGRIRDLAGPPSLTQTSHSHQAQGQSQLEPGLDHYIEKMQCLLMEQQGLLTESYSELGEVFIQPASNTTTLIMSPINSAMTQGGTEDRPIPSQSTDCVQSQSNAGPGKFTNTSPQRNTERSGVSQHVTKESEVKQKILRIEHQTSSALHGQPTNANMLRSIMKKQDGDRGYTGTRKSLKFVGVTTGCESMSTSEPSSSEEEEKNGNGREVCGFQDRSRMGGNKGVANRECSGHGRTEIQESFQLSEKMLSACHALKTHLSDDQILSSRELRSCLNMLQHEWFRVSSQKSAAPAVVGDYLTAFRSVSPAVLRHVANMADGNGNTALHYSVSHSNFTVVKRMLLADVCNVNQQNKAGYTPIMLAALAAVEAPEDMEVVEELFSKGDVNAKASQAGQTALMLAVSHGRMDMVRALLAKGAEVNLQDDEGSTALMCASEHGHAEIVRLLLAKPGCNATLSDSDESTALSIALETGHKDIAVLLYAHVNFSKCQAGGTPRLGRNTPPSSAGRAVFE; encoded by the exons ATGGCTCAAGACACACACATTTACAGAAATGGCCAAG GTAACAGAGGAAGGTCAGTCAGTGCTACTGAGGTGACCGCCCCCTACTGTCTGGAGACGCCTTACGGCTACCAGCTGGACCTGGACTTCCTCAAGTACGTGGACGACATCCAGAACGGCTCCACCATTAATAGGCTGAGGAGGAAGCCCCTCAGGGCGACCAACAGCAGGGCAGAAGCGCAAAGTGGCACCACACCCAGCCAATCATGGACCTCATCGGAATCCCTGTCCTCGGCGAGTAGTGGTGACACGCGGGTGAGTCAGTCTGCCATGTCGACCGGTAACCGAGGGAAACCCCCTCTTCCTCCACCCCACAGTGCCTCTACCACCAGCAGCACCACCCCGTCTAGTCAAGAGGGGTCCTCCGTCCATTTGAAACCCCAAGAGGGGAAGCCTGCTCCGGCCGTCCGCTCCCTGAACACCCCCAGGTTCAACCCTCTAGTGGAGAAGACCCTGGTGGAGACCCGTTGGCGCTTGGAGCAGGAGAAAACCTCCAGCACCACCCCAGCCCAGCCCCACCCTGAGCCCCATCCCCGCCGGCGCCTAGCCAGCTTCGGGGGAGTGGGCTCCAGTGGCTCCCTGTCCGCCTTCACCGGCTGTGGTTCCTACAACCAGAACAACAGCGGAAACGTCAACAAGCCCCATGCTGAAGGTGAGCTTTCCCTGCCCCTATCCCTCCACCATGGCTCTTCCCTGGGCAGCGGAGGGTCCCTGAGACCCAGCCCCCAGAGCTCTGGCAGGGACACCCCAGTCACGGGCCTCAGCCCCCTGCACCTGCAGCATGTCAGGGACCAGATGTTGATGGCTATCCAGAGGCTGAAGGAGCTGGAGGAACAG GTGAGGAGCATCCCTGTTCTACAGGTGAAGATCTCTGTCCtccaggaggagaagagacagctGGTCTCTCGGATGAAGAACCAGGACAAAGAAGAGCTGAGTGACGTGTTCCGGAAGAGAGCCCACAGCACGGGCAGCGCCGGTCGGTTCCGGGTTGGGAAGGGCTCTGAACTTCTAGGGAAACCTGAAGATGGGCTGGAGAACAAGGATGAGCACAACAGTGCCTCCTCTGGCCTGAAGGAGTTCCAGCAGCTGACTGCTGAGATGGAGGCTTTGGAGAGGAACATCAAGAGCGGTCGCCTGCAAGCACGGCATGGCCTCAACCAGAACACATTACGCAGCAACTGCAGAGCTCACAAATCAGTATCCATCGGCATTGATGAAGACTTGGATGCCATCTTAGATGTCAGGTCCTCAAAACAACACAGGGACATCGCCATGAAGACCAAGCCCACAGACACACGATGCGTAGCAACGGGTGTAACTGAGGCCCACCTCGTTGTCACCGCGGATAAGGGGTCGGAGCTAGATACCCAGCAGAGAATCATAGAAGCTCTGAAGGAGAGGGTGTGTCAGTTGGAGGCAGAGGTAAAGGAGTCCACCCTGCAGACGGAGATGGGCAGGCTGAAGCTGGAGCTACAGGCTGCCGGGGCCAGGAACAAGGCTGATAAAGGCTCCACCGCCAGGCCATCCACCCACAGCACCTCCACAGCCACGGAGGCCCCGGAGGCCAGGCCCAAGACCCAGACCAGGAGCCTGGGGGTGGGCAACCACACAGAGGTCCAGGATGCCTCCGCTGGAGGTAGactggaggtggaggggtggggcTGTAGTGTTGGAGTGTCCTGTAGGCCAGAGCTGAAGAGTGTGAGCTCAGGACCAGAGGTACCGATGACTTGGTGGGTggtcagagagagagtggagacccGGGACCAATGTGTTGGGAGACAGGTGGTGATGTTCACCCAAGGTGTGGGGACAGGGGTGAGGGTGTGTGAGGCAGGAGTGAACACAGATCTGACCATGGAGAGTTTGGCTGCAGCGAGAAGATGGGGGATGGGGGAGTGTCAGTTGGTGTCGGTGGGGAGCGGGGACTGTACGGTCGACGACGTGATGAGTGCTGTAAAGGAGGTCGGCATGGCAACCGACCCTCCAGTCAGACGGGTGGATTCAGGTGTCATGGTGTCACCTCAGACGGTCTCCCAGCGCACCAACACATCACCAACACTCAGCTCGGTCACCCGTTTCACAAACACCTGCCGCTCGTTCAACACCAACTCCAGCACCAACACCGTGCTCAACACCCAGGAGAAACacaccaacaccacacacactatcacCCGGAACATTGCTGTTGGCAACAGCAGGGTCCTAGAGCTAATCCAGGCCGTAGCTAAGACCTGCTCCGTCGGCATTGGAACGACCGTGCCATGGGGAGGAAACGCAGAACAACCAACCCAAACCAATGCGGCCGTCGCCAAGGCAACAACCAGAGACGCTGGGGTCGGGATGACTAACGTGAACGACAACTTCCTGGTTGGACTGAAGACCCGGAACATCGCCTGTGGTCCTTCCTGTCTCCCCGACCCCACCAAGACCAGGAGTATTGGGATCGGGGTGGGTGAGGGGCGCATACGGGACCTTGCAGGACCACCATCACTGACACAGACATCCCACTCTCACCAGGCCCAGGGGCAATCCCAGTTAGAGCCTGGTCTGGACCACTACATAGAGAAGATGCAGTGTCTGCTGATGGAGCAGCAGGGCCTGCTGACTGAGAGCTACAGTGAGCTGGGAGAGGTGTTCATCCAGCCGGCGTCAAACACCACCACTCTCATCATGTCACCCATCAACTCTGCCATGACACAGGGAGGCACGGAGGACAGGCCAATACCCTCACAATCCACAG ATTGTGTACAGTCCCAGTCCAATGCAGGGCCCGGCAAGTTCACTAACACCTCACCTCAGAGAAACACagaaaggtcaggggtcagccaGCATGTCACCAAGGAGTCAGAGGTCAAGCAAAAGATACTACGCATAGAACACCAAACTTCCTCTGCATTGCACg GTCAGCCCACGAACGCCAACATGCTGAGGTCCATCATGAAGAAACAAGATGGTGACCGAGGCTACACTGGAACCAGGAAGAGCCTGAAGTTTGTGGGTGTGACCACAGG GTGTGAGTCCATGTCCACTAGTGAACCATCCAGCTctgaagaagaggagaagaacgGGAACGGGAGGGAGGTCTGTGGCTTCCAGGATCGGAGCCGAATGGGCGGGAACAAAGGGGTGGCCAACAGAGAATGTAGTGGCCATGGGAGGACCGAGATACAGGAGAG TTTTCAGTTGAGTGAGAAGATGCTGTCTGCTTGCCATGCACTGAAGACCCATCTGAGTGACGACCAGATTTTATCCAGCAGAGAACTG CGGTCCTGCCTGAACATGCTGCAGCACGAGTGGTTCCGTGTGTCCAGTCAGAAGTCAGCTGCACCGGCTGTGGTGGGGGACTATTTAACGGCGTTCCGGTCAGTTTCTCCAGCCGTGCTGAGACACGTAGCCAACATGGCGGACGGTAACGGTAACACAGCACTCCACTACAGCGTGTCCCACTCCAACTTCACCGTCGTAAAGAGGATGCTGCTGGCAG ATGTGTGTAACGTGAACCAGCAGAACAAGGCAGGATATACCCCCATCATGCTGGCTGCCCTGGCTGCTGTGGAGGCCCCAGAGGACATGGAGGTGGTAgaggagctcttcagtaaaggaGATGTTAATGCCAAGGCCAGCCAG GCTGGTCAGACAGCCCTGATGCTGGCAGTGAGCCACGGCAGGATGGACATGGTGCGGGCCCTCCTGGCCAAGGGGGCAGAGGTCAACCTTCAGGATGATGAGGGCTCTACAGCGCTAATGTGTGCCAGCGAACACGGCCACGCTGAGATAGTCAGgctgctgctggccaagccaggCTGTAACGCCACCCTGAGTGATAGC GATGAGAGCACGGCCCTGTCCATAGCTCTTGAGACTGGACATAAAGACATAGCAGTGCTGCTCTATGCCCATGTCAACTTCTCCAAATGCCAGGCAGGG GGAACCCCTCGTCTCGGTAGAAATACACCCCCCAGTTCCGCTGGAAGAGCCGTCTTTGAATGA